CTCCTTCGGTGGCTGAGGAcagccccagctgccagcagccccgctgcagagctgcaaagcTGGCGGCTTCTTTGATCTCAGAAGATCAAAGCAAGCTGTTTCCCCGCCCTGTCGCAGCCACAGCGCGCCCAGACATTTGACAGTCAGGCACGAAGCACAGAGCGGGACGTGCCGTGGCTCACCCcgggcagctccagctcccgcaGCTGGCAGACATGGACCCTACCACCCTGCAGCTGCCTACCTTTCCAGATGCTTCCATGTGCTCAGTTTTCTTGCCTGAAAAAATAAGCCAAACCAAGTAAGAGAAGCTGTGAACCAcagccctggggctctgcacctgcagcACATACAGGAAGGAGGTATCCTCTAGGGATGTCCACCCCTCTCACCCTCCCAGAGCATGTGGGTTTTGGATGGAGCCCAGGCACTTGTGGGCTGCTTTGATTTATTCAGTGGTGGGTGAGCGTCTGAGCAAGGGCATGAGGAGCTGAGCAGCCTCTGAGGGAATGTGAAGTCCCCAGGAGGTGTTTGCTGCAACAGAGTTCCCCGTATCTGAAACTGCGGAGGGAAAACCCACCAGGACCTGCTGCAGGACCACCgagcaggcagcagagaccTCTGTCTGGGGTTAAACCAGCTGTGGTTCGACAAGATTTTGTGTCTCGTGTCCTCAGCACGTGGGCCCCAAGTGTGGCTGCCAGGAATGTCCCCAGCCACATCCCATGCTGAGCACAGCGATGAGGAGGCCAGTGCCATGTCCTGGCCACCCACCCAACCTCAGATGACAACAGATGCAGCTGGGAGTCCTACCAAGGTCTGGTGGGGCTCCTCATGTGCTCGGGCACAgacttccctccctgcctgctgtgaTTTCGGATTAGCTGCTGTTTATCTCTCTTGGCTTTGCCTGGACTAACACCCTACACGTTCACAGACTGGGGTTTGTTTAGTTATTAACAGAGCCCCAACAGGACAAGGACCATTTTAAGCTTCACAGTAGAACACACTGCCCAGCTCCTAGTGCCACAGGACCACGAGCCTGGAGTAAAGTACCACGGGGAAGGAAGAACACTCACTCACACCCACAGAGGAAAAGCCCTGAACGTGCACAAGGGGGAGGTAAGTGCTGCACCccgctgcctgcagctgcatgAAGGATGCCCGCAGCGTGGGACTTCCAGGCCTTTAGACACTGAAAAACAAGGTTAAATGTTAAATACAGGTTGTTTTCTATGTTCCACAAGTCTCTCATGCACCTGCATGCACAGCAGCGTGGCCAGGGCTACAGGCTGCTCTGGTGTTTCAAGTACGGCCCTTTGGTATCTCAATTCTAGCTGCTGCAGTGCCCGCAGGTTGGGACAGAAGATTCAGCAGAGGAGGGGAGACCCCTTGGGCACTGGAAACTCATTCTTTGCTTCACGGAAGGCAAATTTTTAGTAAAAGCCAGATTTCCCCAGCCTATTCCTCCTGATGAgcaaaacccatccagaaaccaGGACTGAGGAACCCTGAATGCAATCCTGAAACCCATTGCCTGATCCTGTCCCCAGGCTGGGGCCATGTTTAACCCACGGAGCTCAGGGATTATCCCATCCAACTGCCTCGTTGATCTCAGTGGTGCCAATAAGTGCGAAGCACAAGATGATGCACCCTCGGTGGCACCATATGTGGTGCTGGGAGACGTGTATTCGTGGCATAATAAAGCAATCCTACCAGTGCCTGGGTAATCCACTTATCCTCCAGGACTAAACAACTTGCCCTGAAGAACTGCTACATCTGAAGCATTCTTCATCCCACAATAAAATTATTCCACACAATTTAAGAGTCCTAAACAAGGGTAAGCAGACCCTAGAGTCTTCCTCCCACATAAGCCAAAGCATGAACACTTGCTTCTGTGTAGGGTCTTGCTCATCACAGCCAGCTGCTTCAGCCACACACAGAGACCCAGGCAGCACTGGAgccagcagcccccctcccAAACCCTCCCAGGGCCACAGATGGAGACCCAAAGCAAGGGCGACAGTGCCCGGCAGCCAGGGGAGTTTCCTGCCTGCCCTTTCAGTGTGGGAAGGCTGATGCCAAGAGCCCTCTtctgagaggaaagaaaagaattggTACCATCTGAAAAAGGAGACTGCGGTTTTTTATTAACCAGTGGCGTGGGCCCAGACAGTCACGtatgggaggaaaagaaatgtgggGAGCAGGCCCAGTCCCAGAAGTTGTGGGGTGCACggcccaggctgctgctgagccgTCTCCACATGGAAAAGGACACCCTTTTGGAGAAGGGGGCACAGCAAACCCCCAGCGCAGAGAAACTACCCAGTGGGATGCAGCGAGCTGGGCGGCGCTCAGGGGCTGGGCCCAGGCACAGAGAAGCGACGCGGTGGGGAAAGCAGGGACGCTCGCAGCCTAGTTGCAGTTCTTGGGCAGCCGATAGACACCTCCGGAGTAGATGAGCTGCTGGTCCCGGAcctttttctggagaaaaccCTGCAGCTCCTGTATATCAATTTCTGTAACGACTGGGCCTGTCATCACAAACATCTTCAGCATGCTGTGAATCCTCTCCAAGGACAGGCTCTCAAGGTTGGTCAGCATAGCCTGGATGTATGTCCAGAAAAGCTGCAGAGGGGGACATGCAAGCAATAGTAAACCACAGTGACATCTATACCATGAAGGGGGTGCTTTAGCCCCCCATATCCcaaaagcagagcaggctgTGGCTGGCAGCGAGTTCTGCTCTCAGCCACAGGTATGTGGTCTTTAAACAGGAAATACCCAGGAACAGCATCAGGTGTTGGGACACAGAGCTAGAAAGCAGGATCTGACGTGCAGTACGTGCATGACCCTCAGTGGACAAATACCAGTATGGCAACTGCATGTTGCACAGTGGCACAACACACATGCAACGTGACACAGGGGTAGGAAAAGCACTGGAAGTGTCCAGGAACCGCAagacagagaagggaaatgTCCAGCTGTCAGTGCTGGGTAAGCCTTTTTGGCAGTCTAAGTGCCAAAAAACGCTGCTTGGGTGAATCCAAATAAGTTATGACTATTTTCAAATATGAAATCATGTCTcagacttttttgtttgtttttttttaaagtggaaaaaacGACATTTAGAGATGTCCAAACGGTTGCCTGGCTCAGCAGCCAGGCACTTTTCTGGAGGGAAGGCTGCAATCCAGCACCTGCACCTGCGAGCATTAATCAAGAGATAATCAAGTGGATAACTTCAAAAACACCTTCATGCTGGACTTAGCCACTTGCAGTGGAAAATGCAAATCCAAAGTTCAGACTGAATCCATCATCTTAATAAGATCCACCAAAGCCCAAAGCACAGGATGGTTGCATTGTCCTGCCAGCTTTGCAAACAGCCAAGACACACGGACAGGTACctgcagctcttcctccttctggTCAGCCTGCGATGCCATGGCAGAGTCCCCCTCCTCGTCACTGTCTATTAGAACAACCTTCTCCACCTGGtccttctgctcctcctcaATCACAGTGAAGGTGCCTTGGGGCTCTTCACGCAGGacaccctgctgcagccacagcGTCATCTTGCGCTTCAGCGACGTCACAGGCACCTTGAGCACTTCACTCAGCTCTGTCAGTGTCCACGTATCTGCAGAGACCACAGATATCGGAGAAAAGCACAGGACACCTGCCCGCCTCCGCTGCCAGGAGCGAGCAGCGGTGTGCAGCGACTGCCTGGAAGCAGACTGGGTGCTGAGCTGCGGCCCAGCTGGGTGCTGCCTCCGAGGAGAGGTGGAGACCTGGCTGAGCCTTGTGGTAGATCCAAGCCCACAAACCAGGTCTTGGTCCTGCTGCCAGAGCTCTCAGAGCCTACAGCCACCCAAGCAACATGGCCTTCCCACCCACCCATAGGAAACACAGACACGGGTGGTAATGCTGAGTCCGCCACAGCACTCACTCTTGGTCTGGAAGTGCAGGATGATGGCAGCATGCACAGGAGAGACGGACAGGGAGAGGGTGCGATCTGCCAGCTCCACGTCCAAGCTCACCAGGCCCAGGTGGTACTTCCAGTTCAGGGTCCTCATGGCCTGGAAAAGAGAGATGCAGCCACTCACAGCAGATCTTCTAATAGGAAGCATTAAGTGCTGTGTTATTGCAAACACTCCTCTATCACCAGGGCCAGCTGCACTCCATACGCCTCTGCCAGATATGAAAGCTGCTCCCCTCCTCATGGGTcacccagcactgccaccaccCAACCATTCCCCACCCCATCATGGGTAGGGAACCATCCTCCTTGGCATAAGCTGTCCAGCCTTTGCCCAAGACCAATGCCCCTCTCCTGACTGAAAGCGAGTCACTCAGCTCTCTGGTAGGGTAAGCAGAGGTTGAGGAAACACTGGAAGACCAACTGGGCCACTCAGGACAAACTCCCACctgaaaagaaatactcatCTGGGACAGGATTTcctcagagaagcagcaatCTCTTCTGATACTGATGTGAAAAGGGGACTGCTTGCTTTGAAGGCTGAGGATGCTCAAGGAGGCTGATTCCTccttccacctcctcctgcaTCCTCTCCTAGCTAATTTTTTGCAGGCACAGAAATCAGCTGGCATCCATACCTGGCACATAGCTACAGCAGGAGAAGAGACAGGATCTAGAGCTATGAGCTTCCCAGCCCCATGTCATGTTATCACCTGGTGTATAAGAAGTTGTTCAAGAAAAGATATAGAAAACCAGGCCTGAAAAGGAGTCAGAGCAGAAGTGAACATGCAAAGAGGAACATCTGCATGAGACACCAAGCTGTGTTCAGGTTGGCTGCAAAGAACCATCTGTGCGTGCACACAGACACCACACTGGCGCGACAGCTAGATCTGAATCATCCATGCTCCAGGTGTGCACTGTGCACTCCACCAGGTAAGAAGCTGCAAGATGAGAAAGCCAAGACCCCAGCTCTGGAAGTGACCTAGATCTCTCCTTGACTTCCAGACAGATGGTCCTGCTTCCAACACAATCTGTATGCACAAAGCAAGATGCACCTCAGCCTTCTCTATTTGACTAACTGCCGTGATCAAGTGCCTGGAGAACAGACGAATACTGCAaggttacagaatcacagaatggtaggggtcggaagggacctctggacacCATCTCgttcagcagcgggcccacaGTTTTCCCAGTCTTTCTTGTACTACttatgtatttgaaaaagctcttcttgttatccttgacatcccttgccagatttagttccacgtgggccttggccttccttgttgcatccctgcataccctgacaatgttCTGATATTCCTCCTAAGCAGCCAGTCCCTTTTTctacatactgtaaacctctttcttccatttgagtttttctagaagctctttgcttatCCAcgcaggtctcctggctcctctgcttgacttcttcctcacagggatgcaccaaacttgagcttggaggaagtggtactggaatattgaccagctctcttggaccccccccAACATTCaagagccctagcccatggggttcctccaagcaggtctttgaagaggccaaagttacctctcctgaagtccagggttgtaatcctacttgttgctTATATTTGCTCTGTATGCCTCTCTTCCACCTTTCCATGCTGTTTATAAAGGCATGGATTTGGTCTTTGTCTGAGCCACAGTCAAACTGACCAAAAATGCCCGCACCTAAACTGTCTAACATGGAGCTCGGGGTCCCTCCAGACATGAATGAAACAACCCAGGAGAGACCAcagacagaagagaaagcaaCATTCACCTAACTCCAGACTAACAGTGAATCTTAAAACGAGAGCATGTTAAGAGAGCTTCTTTTCAAGAGGACAAACAGAGGAGGAGAGTGCCAGAGTACTGAAGAAGAGAGGCCCAGTAGGGACAGGATGTCACTCTTACTACTATAGAACTTAGGCCAACAAGCTTAGATCAGACTTAAGATGCCTAGGAACTTACACTTTGGTATCCATTTAACTAACAAAAACTGGCATATTTTAGCAAACTCTCTTCCCTAACTGCAATCACTATGATGACCCAGGCACCCCATGAAGAGAGAAACCCTTCTTTTGACACAGCTAAGCTAGCGCAGCCTCTAACTCCGATTCAAAGCTGAAGGACTTTTGGGATTCCCCCATAACAGCGTGGGTGTCCTAGCAGCTAACATTTAAGGGATGTTAAAGGGGACTTTGCAAAAAGCATGCTATATAACAAAGTCTGAACAGCATATACTTTTCCTAAGGACGGTTAAGGTTGCCTCACCTTTAATTTCTCATACTTCTTGGAATAGGCTTCCATGGCTTCCTTAACCTGCTCTGGAAGCTCTAGCTTCTCCTCTTTCAGCGGTGGCCAGAACTCACTCGACAGGATGACAGCAACAAGGCTGAACGGGGGCCTCTCCTCCTCCGGGAGTTTCTCCTCCTCATCACGAATGTTGGCATTAATGCGTCGCGAGTCAGCCATATCctggaaaaggcagaggaagctAAGGCAGCTCCTTCTCTTCCAGGTCAGTGCTAACCCTCAGTAAAGGAGAAGCTTAACCAAGATGACCAGCGTTGTCTCCAAATGATGATGGGAAGATTGGAAAGGACATGATCATGTGTGTCTACTAGAAAGCCTGCAACACACTCAGAAACATTTGCAGGGAGGTTAAGGAAGAGCTTACAACTCAGCCCTAGCCTACACTGGAGTCCCTCCAGATGTGTGTTCTTCCCACAGTGCTCCAAGCAAATTGAGCTCCAGAGTTCCAACCCTAGAGGACCCAGAAGAGCCCAGCTCTTCAATGCCAGAATGCTGGAAGGGCAGGAGAGACAACAGCACCAGAGCAACCATCCCCCAGGGCTTGAAAAACAGATATGATTTTGAATGCACTTCTGCCTGTCACAAATCAGCCCCCTCACTGGGATTTTTGGAATCCCACTTCCCTAAAAGACCCTTTCTGGGTCACTCCTCAagtccctccccttccccaatGAGCTCAAACACCCAGGActtgaatttaaaaacaaaaaaattactttcaacaTGACTTCACAATAGTGCATCTGAGCTTCACCAAACCGCAGCTTCAGCAGCTCCACATTGCGGATTTCCCTGATAAGAGAAACGACAGATCCCTCAGACAGACAAGCCTGGCTTGGCCTTCACCCCTTGCAACACAGCCAAAAGAGGTGGCCCCTGGCACAAGGGTGTTCTTCCTAAGAAGCCTTCAAGGCACATTATCTGAACAGGATGCCTCCTAGCATCTAAGTCACTTCCGCTGTAGGCCAGCAGCTTTTTGAAGACCTTCCCACCCCTTTCGTTTGGACGAGCACGGCACCTAGCCATCCCTCGCAGCACACGCTGCATTTGGCAAGCCACTTGCCCAAGACTGCCCGTCCCAGACACGGCTTGCGCTAGCTGCATTTCACAGGAAGGAAAACCACTGTAACTGTTGAATCAAAAGACATAATTGGGTTGCAACTGAGGTTTCCTGATGCTTCATCCgttcttacttttactctttCTGCTGACCCTAAGCAGCCTGTGCAGGTTGTGAGGGCCACCAGAATAAGTGGGATGGAGCTAAGCAGGTGTTGATGCCTCCACCTTCCTACATGCTGCCCCATTAGTGCAAGCCACAGGCAGGACTGAGCAGGAAGTGGCCTGAGAAGAATGAAATTCTTCAGCGCATGAAATTCTAGAAGCTGCAGAGGAAATGGCCAAAGACAGTCCTGGCTCTAGAAACAGCCATTCATAGGACCAAGTCTGAAGCACACCTTTATCAGGTGATTTTACCATGGAAAGCCCTGGGTTTGGAGACCCGGACCTTACCTTTCAGCACTGTAGTTGAACTGATGTAGCAGCCGGTCAGCCAGAAGCGTGCGGTATTCGTTGATAAACAGATCCTTGCTACCATAGATGCTCACCAGCAGGCTGATGATGTCCGAGGACCGACGCTTGGAACTTGATTTTCCTAGTGAAATTCAGCAGACGACAGTGTGAGATTAACAGAgacctgccccagcccagctcaggtCTAGAGGACTAGCAAATGAGCTGCTCAAGACTACACCCACCAGGGAAAAAGAGCAGGTTACCAGGACTTTTGGTCTTGGCAGCTAACCTGGGTCTGCATCAACTGGGTCAGGAACCCAGTCCCCTGGTTCTGAGATGTCATCGTCACTCTCCTGGCCATTCTCTAGGGTCACCGGGTCAGCTTTCGAGAGCTCGTTTGCAAGATCGCCAGAGCCCTCAGCATCCCCTGTGAGACCGGCCACAATCTGCCGCACCGTGTCTTCCCGAGTCCTGCCAACAGGCAAGAGGAACAGAGCaagtgaagggaaggggagggaaagggggtgTGTGAGACAGCCCCGCAAGCCTCTTACCTCAGATACTTCCTGATGGGCTCGCAGGCGACCTCCAGGATAACCATGGAGGGGTCAAGCTCCCGCAAGGCCTTGATGGCCGAGATATACAGAGTGATGATGTCGGAAGTGTTGACTCCTACAGGAGAGGGGCAGAGCGAGTCA
The Phalacrocorax carbo chromosome 18, bPhaCar2.1, whole genome shotgun sequence DNA segment above includes these coding regions:
- the ANAPC2 gene encoding anaphase-promoting complex subunit 2, which encodes MEAPAGAGLSAAWHTLSTALVPPAALGLAAPRSDAVGPLKDAELRAALDVLRCYDLHSIVEEWFIEVLQTDLQANIAPEFWNCISQYENMAEEPQCSSLLLDAFCLLKCRLDPYLNSLELLERWTKAGLLLGTGAQMLQEKVYTMFKAILFFSTTKSFQEMIQQFYSRTFRIYMRQWKKGEDGTNECESSMSETEQESDTEEGGGESPLCAGCSSKREQCWCPKAMEQFQQLNDILRRLNLLERVSADAVTTILHRMIEERMEQRCRGEYEHSFLNEFQEWIEKVIGWLSRVFLQDGSLARSSPEASSTLKRWRCHVQRFFYRIYASMRIEELFSIIRDFPESKPAVEDLKFCLERTNQRQQLLSSLKSALEMRLLHPGVNTSDIITLYISAIKALRELDPSMVILEVACEPIRKYLRTREDTVRQIVAGLTGDAEGSGDLANELSKADPVTLENGQESDDDISEPGDWVPDPVDADPGKSSSKRRSSDIISLLVSIYGSKDLFINEYRTLLADRLLHQFNYSAEREIRNVELLKLRFGEAQMHYCEVMLKDMADSRRINANIRDEEEKLPEEERPPFSLVAVILSSEFWPPLKEEKLELPEQVKEAMEAYSKKYEKLKAMRTLNWKYHLGLVSLDVELADRTLSLSVSPVHAAIILHFQTKNTWTLTELSEVLKVPVTSLKRKMTLWLQQGVLREEPQGTFTVIEEEQKDQVEKVVLIDSDEEGDSAMASQADQKEEELQLFWTYIQAMLTNLESLSLERIHSMLKMFVMTGPVVTEIDIQELQGFLQKKVRDQQLIYSGGVYRLPKNCN